The window AATCATTTAGCCATAATTATGGACGGTAATGGCAGATGGGCAAAAAAAAGAAATTTACTTCGGTTTGTTGGTCATCGTCATGGAATGGATAATATTCGAAATATTGCTCTAGCAGCAAATGAGATGGGAATCAAAGTCTTAACTCTCTATGCCTTTTCAACTGAGAATTGGGCAAGACCCACGGATGAAGTAAATTATTTGATGCGTTTGCCAATTGACTTTTTTGATAAGTTTATGCCTGAATTAATGGAAAATAATGTTCGGGTAAATATCATGGGCTTTTTAGATGAATTACCTGAGAAGACTTATCTAGTAACACAAAAGGCAATGGCAGAAACGGCTAATAATACCGGTATGGTCTTAAATTTTGCCTTTAATTATGGATCTCGACGTGAGATAACTGCTGGTGTCCAAGAAATTGCTCGTCAAGTAAAAGCAGGAAAAATAAATCCTAGTGATATTGATGAAAAGATGGTTTCTGATCATTTATTAACTCATTCCTTAACTCCATATGACGATCCTGATTTATTGATTAGAACCTCAGGAGAGGAACGTTTATCAAATTTCTTGTTATGGCAGATGGCCTATACTGAATTTAGTTTTTCAAATAAATTATGGCCAGATTTTGATAAAAATGATTTGGAAAACTTAGTTAAAGATTACTACGGACGTAATCGTCGATTTGGAAAATTGTAAAATTATTAGAACTGTAGATTTTTAAATGAAACAACGTGTAATAACAGCTATTGTAGCTTTAATTTTATTTATTCCGATTGTTTTAATGGGAGGCATCTGGATTGATGTCCTTGCCTGTGCCTTTGCAGCAGTTGGAATTAGCGAAATTTTTATCATGAAGAAACAGATTATTGTTTCTTGGGATTTTATCTTGGCATTATTGGCCACTTTGACTATGGCAGTGCCTGACTCATTCTTTAAGTTTTTACCAGCTTTTTTGAATAAGTATAATGTTTTTTATATTTTTGTAATGCTAATGCTGGTAAGAACAGTTTTATCTAAGAATAGAGTAACTTTTGATGACGCTGGTGTTTATACTATTGCAGCGTTATATATTGGTACTGGTTTCCACTTTATGGCAGCTATTAGAAATGCTCATCTTGGATTAGCAATCTTA of the Lactobacillus gasseri ATCC 33323 = JCM 1131 genome contains:
- a CDS encoding isoprenyl transferase; protein product: MSESKKSLNHLAIIMDGNGRWAKKRNLLRFVGHRHGMDNIRNIALAANEMGIKVLTLYAFSTENWARPTDEVNYLMRLPIDFFDKFMPELMENNVRVNIMGFLDELPEKTYLVTQKAMAETANNTGMVLNFAFNYGSRREITAGVQEIARQVKAGKINPSDIDEKMVSDHLLTHSLTPYDDPDLLIRTSGEERLSNFLLWQMAYTEFSFSNKLWPDFDKNDLENLVKDYYGRNRRFGKL
- a CDS encoding phosphatidate cytidylyltransferase, encoding MKQRVITAIVALILFIPIVLMGGIWIDVLACAFAAVGISEIFIMKKQIIVSWDFILALLATLTMAVPDSFFKFLPAFLNKYNVFYIFVMLMLVRTVLSKNRVTFDDAGVYTIAALYIGTGFHFMAAIRNAHLGLAILGYVFAVVWSTDIAAYMVGRKIGKHKLWPVISPNKTWEGSIGAVICAVIVAAVYVALVPTGRNNVLMIILAFFLSIIGQMGDLVESAYKRFYGVKDSGKILPGHGGILDRFDSMLFVLPVVAFMGIL